In a genomic window of Solanum stenotomum isolate F172 unplaced genomic scaffold, ASM1918654v1 scaffold11373, whole genome shotgun sequence:
- the LOC125849901 gene encoding PHD finger protein EHD3-like — protein MVGEDKGKSAGANVAPGLLAENGQTVKKLKGHLVEDKDGDMNLDGSSDVVCRTYKRRKRTKVVEDGFVMGHSAGQSTNKSMNGPLDSALNKSSCTQASVAHMEPHGLLNDSSDLLVRNWKGAALKQMLQSLESDGGLKGCIQEALTSHSEASCAVEAKESGKCCEDGNRGSLPSQSVSHGIQNGTKAVPNGSVDEPKSRTVTEFCQHMFLDIVKSEKFAQLCHVLFENFEGMKADKFFDISRIHSRMKDGSYEGSSLLFHSDIQQMWTKLNEVGSEMISLSRSLSEISRGCFRAQVSGSVHENAEDTKEELVAKMEQAETYGVDKRCACQCCGEKADGGDSLACDSCEEIYHLSCVEPTVKEIPIRSWYCAKCTAKGMESPHDNCVVCERLTTSSSVIIENEVEDLTSEDMVLELEDSTNGLVDGELKLCEGVEDSPCCNVCRTVVSNDNVRICGHSFCPHKFYHERCLTRKQLDASGSCWYCPSCLCRACLNDCDDDKIVLCDGCDHAYHIFCMQPPHTSIPVGKWFCKKCDVQIQRIRKARKAFESSQNEAKKRKEQCGELGVPKGKDEEALNESGGMEMLLDAAKTLNYQEDLAALGSKD, from the exons ATGGTTGGTGAAGATAAAGGAAAGAGCGCTGGTGCTAATGTTGCACCAGGTCTGTTGGCTGAAAATGGTCAAACCGTAAAGAAATTGAAGGGCCACCTAGTTGAAGACAAGGATGGTGATATGAACCTTGATGGTTCATCAGATGTTGTTTGTCGGACCTACAAGAGGCGGAAGCGTACAAAAGTGGTAGAAGATGGCTTTGTGATGGGGCACTCTGCTGGTCAGAGTACTAACAAG TCGATGAATGGACCACTAGATTCAGCTCTTAACAAAAGTTCTTGCACGCAAGCTAGTGTAGCTCATATGGAACCACATGGTCTTCTGAATGATTCCAGTGATTTGCTTGTTAGAAATTGGAAGGGTGCTGCTCTGAAGCAGATGCTTCAATCATTAGAGAGTGATGGTGGTCTGAAAGGATGTATTCAAGAGGCACTGACATCACATTCAGAAGCCAGTTGTGCTGTTGAAGCTAAG GAATCTGGAAAATGTTGTGAAGATGGGAACCGAGGTTCTCTGCCATCACAGTCTGTGTCTCATGGAATTCAGAATGGAACAAAAGCAGTGCCTAATGGATCAGTGGATGAGCCAAAAAGTCGCACAGTTACAGAGTTCTGTCAGCACATGTTTCTTGATATTGTCAAATCAGAAAAGTTTGCTCAGCTATGTCACGTGctctttgaaaattttgaaggaaTGAAGGCTgacaaattttttgatattagTCGCATTCACTCAAGGATGAAAGATGGATCTTATGAGGGCTCATCCCTCCTTTTTCACTCAGATATTCAACAG ATGTGGACAAAGCTTAATGAAGTTGGCAGTGAAATGATTTCTCTTTCAAGGAGTCTTTCAGAAATATCAAGGGGTTGTTTCCGAGCTCAG GTGAGCGGTTCAGTGCATGAAAACGCTGAAGATACAAAAGAGGAG TTAGTTGCTAAAATGGAACAAGCAGAGACCTATGGTGTAGATAAAAGATGTGCTTGCCAATGTTGTGGAGAGAAAGCGGATGGTGGGGATAGTTTAGCTTGTGATTCATGTGAGGAGATTTATCATCTCTCTTGTGTTGAGCCTACTGTTAAAGAAATTCCCATAAGAAGTTGGTATTGTGCCAAATGCACTGCCAAAGGAATGGAATCACCCCATGACAACTGTGTAGTATGCGAAAGACTCACCACGTCTAGCTCAGTGATAATTGAAAATGAGGTTGAAGACCTTACATCTGAAGATATGGTTCTAGAATTGGAGGATAGCACGAATGGTTTAGTGGATGGTGAACTTAAACTCTGTGAAGGAGTTGAGGATTCGCCCTGTTGCAACGTATGTAGAACTGTGGTGAGTAATGACAATGTTAGAATATGTGGTCATTCCTTCTGCCCTCACAAGTTTTACCATGAGAGGTGCTTGACCAGAAAGCAGTTGGATGCTTCTGGCTCCTGCTGGTACTGCCCCTCGTGTCTGTGTAGAGCTTGCCTGAATGATTGTGATGATGACAAAATCGTACTTTGTGATGGCTGCGATCATGCTTATCATATTTTCTGCATGCAACCACCACACACTTCAATTCCTGTAGggaaatggttttgcaaaaaatGTGATGTGCAGATACAGCGCATACGCAAAGCAAGAAAGGCATTTGAGTCTTCGCAAAATGAAgcgaagaagagaaaagaacaATGTGGAGAATTAGGTGTACCAAAAGGTAAGGAT